Within Bacillus sp. Marseille-Q1617, the genomic segment CGGGATCATAGGTGACGTCCTGGGTACCATTGAGATTATCATTCCCATTATTTGTGTTACATGCAGTTAAGAGCATTAATGGGATGAGTGTACATATGCTTAACAGTCTAAGATGTTTTTTCAAATTCATATCCCCCAATTGATTTATGGTGCATTCTCCCTGACCAAAATTGGTCAGGGTTGATGACAGTTATTAATATTTGCACCTTCTGCAGACGGTATCCTCTGAAATATGTGGGAGAATTGGGGAGAGCGACAGAGCGGTGTGATACGTGGAAGTCTGGATAGGGTGCCTGGCTCAAAATGGCTAATTTGAGCCAGGCACAAATCGATGGAATTGAGCCAGGCACAAATCAGTGTAGGGTACTTCATTGCATCAGACGATCAATATTTCCGTTCCATAAAAGGAACTAGCAGGTTCAAAATCGAATTGTAAATGCAGCATGTTAAATAGGAGTGTTCAATCAATGGGGAGAAAAAGACTGCGTGATCTGGGAGTGGAGATTGGTTCCTATGCTTGCGGGCAAGCTAACAGCATTACCGATATTAAGGGTGTTAAAGTGGGACACCAGACACTTCATTATGAAGAAAATGGGAGAACGGTGCGTACAGGAGTTACGGCAATTCTGCCCCATGGGGGAAATCTTTTCAGGGAAAAAGTGTTCGCGGCGAGCCATGTGATCAACGGGTTCGGCAAGACGGCGGGGACCATTCAAATCGAGGAACTGGGCGTGCTGGAAAGCCCGGTCATGCTCACCAATACACTGTCTGTGGGGGATGTCATGAAGGGGACGGTTCAATTCCTCATGGAGGAAAGCCCGGAGATTGGAGATACCACAGGGACGGTCAATGTATTTGTCGGAGAGTGCAATGATGGGTATCTGAATGACATCAGGGGACTTCATGTGACCCCTGAGGATGCCGGGGAAGCAATAAATAAGGCTCACTCGGGATTCGTCGAAGAAGGGTGCGTCGGAGCTGGAACCGGAATGCTCTGTTTAGGTTATAAGGGAGGCATCGGCACGAGTTCCCGGCAGCACAGATTTAACGATGATTTATATTCTGTGGGAGCCCTAGTGGTAACGAATTTCGGCAGGCGGAGCGATCTCCGCGTACCGGTAAAAATTGAAAAGGACGAACGGGAGATACCTGATGGATCGATTATGATCATCTTGGCCACAGATGCGCCGATGAATGAAAGGCAGCTTAAGCGGCTGGCAAAGCGAGCCTCATTTGGCCTTTCCCGAACCGGTTCTTATGCAGCGCACGGAAGCGGTGATATCGTCCTTGCCTTTTCAACAGCCCACAAAGTGCCGCATGAACCATCTGAAGCCAACATATTAACATACTCGTTCATTAAAGAAGATGGGGAGATGATGTCTACCCTTTTTGAAATGGCCGTGGATTGTGTCGAGGAAGCAATATGGAATGCCCTGGCGGGTGCAGAAACAACGACAGGAAGAAACGACCGGCGAGTGGAAGCCATTCCGTTGGAGTGCCTGACCGGTTTAAAGAAATAAGGGGAAAAGGTTTGCTGAATTAAAAGGTTTTTTCCTGCAGGTAAAGAGGAAATATATAAGGAAGGAATTAGATAAGGATGTGAAATGATGAACTACACACCTCTGCCTCTCTCTTTTTACGAAAGGCCGACCTTAGAGCTTGCTCAATCGCTCTTAGGTTGTGTGCTCGTAAAGGAAACGGAGGAAGGAATTGCTTCAGGCTATATCGTGGAAACTGAAGCTTATCTGGGTCCTGAAGACAGGGCCGCCCACAGCTTCGGCAATCGACGGACAAAGCGGACGGAGATTATGTTCCATGAAGCAGGCCGGATATATACATATTTGATGCATACCCATTGCCTGGTCAATGTGGTATCCGCTGAAATCGGGGTGCCTAATGCCATCCTGATCAGGGCGGTCGAGCCGCTTGAGGGTCTCGACTTAATGGAGGAAAGAAGAAAAGGACATCCGATGAAAAACTGGACGAGCGGCCCCGGTAAATTGACGAAAGCTTTAGGGATTACCATGGAGGACTATGGAAGATTTTATACTGAGCCGCCGCTTATCATAACAGAGGGATATACCCCATTGGAAATTGCTTCAGGAAAAAGAATCGGTATTGATAACACCGGGGAAGCAAGAGAATATCCATGGCGTTTTTGGGTGAAGGGGAATCCATATGTATCCAGATAGCGGTAACGGATTCTAAATTTTCAAATAAATAATGAAAAAATACTCCCAATGTACTAGTTTTATGGTATATTTTACTTATTAAGATTTTTTTCTACATAAAATGATAAATTTCGCATATTGGGAGCTGTGAACCTGAATGATAGATGGGCGCTTACATTCTGGGGAGCTAGTAGCGCAACCGACCACATACGAACGTATTCATACGTTCTTTCATGTGGTCTTTTTTGTTTCAAATAAAGAATTCCATTCCAAAAAACTTACGATAAGAGAGTACAGGGGTTTTATGAATATATTTACGATTTTTCAAGATGACTTTATCTATCATGATTATCAGCCATTATATACAATTGATCACTGTCAATCGCTTTACGGGTATGAAGCTTTGCTGCGGAATATCTATAAGGAGAATCCAGAGACGCTTTTCCAGACGGCCATGAAGGCTAACATTTTGTATAAGCTTGATACCCTATCGATTTCAAAAGCGATTGAGGGGTTCTTGCATAATCAGAACCAGAATGGAAAGCTGTTCTTGAATGTGTATGTGACCACGCTCTTACACCCAAGCTTTCATAAATACTTCGACCATCTCATGGAGACCTATCCTGAACTCTCTGGACGGCTTGTATTTGAGCTGAATGAATCGACTTCAGATGAGCTCTGGCAGAATCCCTTATTACTGAAGGCTCTAAAGAATCTTAAACAATACAATGTTTTATATGCCATTGACGATTTTGGACAAGGGACTGCTTCTATAAAAAAGGCCATCGAATTCGAACCGGATATCATCAAGCTTGACCGCTATTTTGCAAAAGATTTAGCTGTATGTGAAAGAAAACAGCGTTTTATCTCTTTCTTTCATCAATTCTACGGCAGGGATACACTCATCATATTAGAAGGAATAGAACAAGAAGAAGATATGCTTGTGGCAAAGGAACTTGGCATCACGATTGGGCAGGGCTATTTTCTCGGCCGTCCGAGTCGGCTGCTGGCATGAATAATGAAAGATAGGGATGCTTGGTTATATTCATGACTGAGTGTCCCTTTTTGTTATGCTTACATTTTTCCATGAGCCGGTTCCGCTGCTTACTTGAAATTGAATTGTTGTAATTGAAATAAAATTGAAAAAATTTACAACATCAATTAAACTGAAGAAAAAAAGAAAAAGGGGATTACTATGAGATTTTGGAGGTTTCCGCTTAAATTCGTGTTCTATTATTTTCTTGGATTTCTCGGGATCATTGCCATCAGCGTTGCTCCACAAGCAATGAGAGAAAGGGGC encodes:
- a CDS encoding P1 family peptidase, translating into MGRKRLRDLGVEIGSYACGQANSITDIKGVKVGHQTLHYEENGRTVRTGVTAILPHGGNLFREKVFAASHVINGFGKTAGTIQIEELGVLESPVMLTNTLSVGDVMKGTVQFLMEESPEIGDTTGTVNVFVGECNDGYLNDIRGLHVTPEDAGEAINKAHSGFVEEGCVGAGTGMLCLGYKGGIGTSSRQHRFNDDLYSVGALVVTNFGRRSDLRVPVKIEKDEREIPDGSIMIILATDAPMNERQLKRLAKRASFGLSRTGSYAAHGSGDIVLAFSTAHKVPHEPSEANILTYSFIKEDGEMMSTLFEMAVDCVEEAIWNALAGAETTTGRNDRRVEAIPLECLTGLKK
- a CDS encoding DNA-3-methyladenine glycosylase, which encodes MNYTPLPLSFYERPTLELAQSLLGCVLVKETEEGIASGYIVETEAYLGPEDRAAHSFGNRRTKRTEIMFHEAGRIYTYLMHTHCLVNVVSAEIGVPNAILIRAVEPLEGLDLMEERRKGHPMKNWTSGPGKLTKALGITMEDYGRFYTEPPLIITEGYTPLEIASGKRIGIDNTGEAREYPWRFWVKGNPYVSR
- a CDS encoding EAL domain-containing protein, with protein sequence MNIFTIFQDDFIYHDYQPLYTIDHCQSLYGYEALLRNIYKENPETLFQTAMKANILYKLDTLSISKAIEGFLHNQNQNGKLFLNVYVTTLLHPSFHKYFDHLMETYPELSGRLVFELNESTSDELWQNPLLLKALKNLKQYNVLYAIDDFGQGTASIKKAIEFEPDIIKLDRYFAKDLAVCERKQRFISFFHQFYGRDTLIILEGIEQEEDMLVAKELGITIGQGYFLGRPSRLLA